caagacccccccccccatgcccttGCCACCCCATGGCCTTGACCAACCCTATATGACTATGGCCAACCCTATATGCACCCTATGGCCACCCTATGGTCATGGCCAACCCTATATCCATCCCATGGCCTCCCCCATGCCCCTTGCCACCCCTATACCCACCCCGTGGCCTTGACTAACCCTATATGCACCCCATGGCTATGACCAACGCTATATCCATCCCATGGCCACCCTATGATCATAGCCAACCCTATATCAACCCCGTGGCCTTGACCAACCCTATATGACTATGGCCACCCCTATATGCACCCTATGGCCACCCCATGCCCCTTGCCACCCCTATATCCACCCCATGGCCTTGACCGACCCCATATGCACCCCATGGCTATAGCTACCCCTACATCTACCTCATGGCCTTGACCGACCCTATATGCACCCCATGGCTACAACCAACCCCATATCCACCCCATGGCCACCCCCATGGCTACGGCCACCCCTATACCCACCCCATGGCCTTGACCAACCCCATATGcccccccaccaccccacaCCACGCCCACCCCTACCTCCACCCCATGCCCTTGACCAACCCTACACCCACCCCACGCCCACCCCACACCCACGCCCAGCCCTATACCcaccccagcccttccccacccTTACCCCGAGCCCTTCCCcaattggggggggggtcggtCCCGAcgcgtgccccccccccaggagggaGCAGGCGCTGGAGAAGCGCTACCCGGGGCTGTTCAAGCCGCGGGCGCCGCGGGGCTCCTGCACGGGAACGCCGTCGAGACCCTCATCAAAAAGCGCAACGTCCCCCAAAAACTCTCCCCCCACGGCAAGCGGTgcgccccccccgggggggttatggggtggggggggaaatCCCCTGGGGATTGGGGCCATGgggggggtgctggagggggtGAGGTCAAGGTgcggggggctttggggtggggAATGGGAATGGGGTTTGGTAgggtgggggggttgggggggtgtttgagggatggggggggggtttgggggggtggggggcgagTGGGACATCAGGGTCTCATTGGGGTGTGGGGGGTCTTGGGTGACTCGGTCCTTTGGGGggagggtctgggggtgcagATCCCTGGGGATGGGCTCTTGGTGAGGGGGGTGCAGGTCCCTGGGTCCCTTTTGGGGGGGGATTCTGGGGTTGTAGGTCCCTGGGGGGGGTTCTGGTGGGGGGCTCATGTTCCTAGGTCCCTTTTGggggggatctgggggtgcaGATCCTTGGGGGGGTTCTGGTGGGGGTTGCAGTCCCTGTGTCCCTTGGGGGGTGCAGATGccagaatccttttttttttttttttttgggggggggtcagtTCTGGCCCCCCCCATGCGCCCTAATCCCTTCGGGTCCCCTCGGAGAGCTCCCATGGGCGCACACCCCCTCGGGGTATTGGGGGGGCACATTTTGGGGGCGCATCACCCACTTGCAAAAGGAATGACAgtgtcgggggggggggtgctgctttgtcccccccccatatgtgtgtgtcccccccccctccagccctgaCATCCTGAAGCCggaggtgctgctgcccaaGCTGGACGCGGCCATGGCGCAGGTGACCCTCCCCGGCTGCCCCAAGGGCCCCCCCTCGCCGGGGCGCAGCCGCCGAGCCAAAGGGCGCCACCGTAAAGCGGGGGGGCctcgggggggctgcggggaacCCGGTCCCGAAACCGGACCCCCCCGAGGTcttcccggcccccccccggccaccGCCGGCCCCGATCTTCTCGGGGGCACCCTGGAGGctgtgggacccccccccgccTCCGTGCCCGatgtggggccggggggggcggaGGGTACCCAAGGGgtgccccccccgcagccccccacccccggggAGCCTGAGCGGGACAGCGGGGCCGCccggggggggcgagggggggccGGGCAGCATCTCACCCCCGCGGCGCTGCTGTACCGGGCGGCCGTCACGAGGGCCAGGTGAGTGGGGGGGGCTTATTCGGGGGGGTCccttatttttttggggggtagtCTCTTATTTTGGGGTGGGGTTCCCTTATTTTGGGGAGGGTGTCCCTTATTTTGGGGGatgtctcttattttttttaagggggggggtcccttaTTTGGAGGGGGTCCcttattttggggggggagtcccttatttttttgggggggtcccttatttttcttttggggggATCCCttattttgggggggtcccTTATTTCGGGGGcatcccttatttttttttggcggGGTCCcttattttggggagggggtcccttattttttggggggtgtccCTTATTTGGAGGGGTCCCTTATTTTAAGGGAGGTTGgaaattttggggggggggggagaagacCCCCCCCAAGGACCCAGCCCAGCATTGGTGGGGGGTCAAACAGACCGGGGTCCCTTCTTGGAGGGGGGGCATTTCGGGACCCCTGGGTCCATCtcgggggtctggggggggtctggggggggtctgggggcagccAGAGGcccccacgtccccccccccatgcccccagAAGCGGGGGGTGTcgtcggaggaggaggagggcgaaGTGGACAGCGAGGTGGAGCTGCCGCTGCGGCAGAggtgggtgctgccccccccccaaaaaaaaaacccaaacccctCCTGGAATCTGGACcccatttgggggggggggcagaatccccccaccctccccggGGGGTGTACGTGGTGACCTGTGGGTGctggacccccccccaggataGGGGAAGGggaattttgggggggggtgtccatgggtgctgagccccccaggATGGGTGCTGGTGGTTTTTGGGTACCAGAATGCCACAgaatgggtgctggggggcacccatgggtgctgagaACCCCCCCAGGGTCAGTGCTGGGGGGTTTCGGGTGCCAGGATGCTGTGGATGGGTGCCGGGGGTGCCCAGACTCCCCCCcaggatgggtgctggggggtttTTGGATACCAGGATGCCACCGATGGGTGCcagggggcacccatgggtgctgagccccccaggATCAGTGCTGGGGGGTTTTTGGGTACCGGAATGTTAcagatgggtgctggggggcacccatgggtgctgagaACCCCCCCAggatgggtgctggggaggtttTGGGTACCAGCATGCCACTGATGGATGCcagggggcacccatgggtgctgagcCCCTAGGATCAGTGATGGGGGTTTTTGGGTACCAGGATGCTACAGATTGGTGatggggggcacccatgggtgctgagcccccccccagtgTCAGTGCTGGGGGTTTTTGGGTGCCAGGATGCTGtggatgggtgctggggggtgccCAGACTCTCCCCcaggatgggtgctggggggtttTTGGGTACCAGGATGCCACTGATGGATGccggggggcacccatgggtgctgagaCCCCCCCAAGGGTCAGTGCTGAGTGGTTTTTGGGTACCAGCACGCCACCTATGGATGCcaggggggcacccatgggtgctgagcccccccccaggatcAGTGCTGGGGTTTTTTGGGTACCAGGATGCCATAGAATGGGTGccggggggcacccatgggtgctgagcCTCCAGGATCAGTGATGGGGGTTTTTGGGTACCGGAATGCTAcagatgggtgctggggggcacccatgggtgcccagaTTTCCCCCCAGGATAAGTGCTGGAGGTTTTTGGGTACCAGGATTCCACAGATGGGTCCTgaggggcacccatgggtgctgagcccccccccaggatgGGTGCTGGTGGTTTTTGGGTACCAGGATGCAGTGGATGGATGCTGGGGGGTGCCCAGACTCCCACCCAGGATGGGTGCTGGGGAGTTTTTGGGTACCAGCACACCACCTATAGATGccggggggcacccatgggtgctgagaACCCCAGGAGGTTTTTGGGTACCGGAATGCTAtaggtgggtgctggggggcacccatgggtgctgggggggtttTGGGTGCCAGAATGCTAcagatgggtgctggggggcacccatgggtgctgagtccccccccccaggataAGTTCTGGGTGTTTTTGGGTACCAGGATGCCATAGAATGGATACcagggggcacccatgggtgctgtgcCCACCCCCCTAATaacatttccccccccccaatagGTGGCCCCCGGGCATGAGCAAGCGGCAGTCGCTGTCGACCTTCAGCTCGGAGAATTTTTcggacggggacggggacggggatggggacgagGGGCACACGAGCGAACCCTCGCACAGCGCCACCCCCGACGTGGGCAGCACCAACACGGACGAGCGCCCCGATGAGCGCTCCGAGGACCTCCTCTCGCAGGGCTCCGAGATCCCCCTGgacgccccccccccagaagGAGCCGCCGGCCGTCGCCacggggggggcagccccaagGTGACCGCGCATCACaaccccccagcccaccccccGTCCCCTGGCCCTGTCACCGGTACCtttgggtggggagggggggagctctgggtggggggggctcagggggtgCTGGACACATGGGTGGGGGGGTCCTGGATAcctgggtggggagggggggcagtGGGGTGCCCCAAatgtgggtgctggggggctctggaACCCCTGGGTGGGGGCTCAGGGGGTGCTGGACACATGGGTGGGGTCtccaggacccccaggtgggTGGCACCGTGGATGGGGGGGGCAGTGGGGTCCCCAAATGTGGGTGCAgaatgggtgctggggggctctgggaccccTGGGTGGGGGCTCCGGGACCCCCAGGTGggtggcaggggatggggagggcagtggggtgccccagggatggggggtggggggggctggaCCCATGGGTGGGGGCTTCAGGACCCCCAGGTGGGTGGTGGGTGACCCCTGGGTGGGGGCTCAGGGGGTGCTGGACCCCTGGGTGGGGGTCCTGGGCCCTTGGATGGGTGGCATcgtggagggggggggcagtggggtgCCCTAAATATGGGTGCTGAGGGGCTCCAGGACCCCTGGGGGGGGTTACAGTGTATGGGGGGGGCAGTAGGGACCCCAGAGCTGGGTGCAGACAGGGAGGGGTCCCTCAGAGCTCCCCCCCCCAAGAAACAGGGTCCTGtaggaaagggggggggggctcagggttACCCCAGGaccagctgccccccccccccagtttggGGTCTCCCTCTTCCACCTGCTCCTGGGGgaccccagagccccccccccaggactgGATACCACCTCAGGGCCCCCCCAGGAGGAAATAACAAGGGAGACCCCCCCCAGGACTGCACAccatgggtgggggggggctcagcatcACTGGGGGGGGGCCCAGGAGCtcccccatggcagggggtggggaCCCCAGAGGCCACATCCCACGGGTTAGGGACCCCCCAGGAACAATTAAAATCCTGGGGAGGGTCCCaatgcccccctcccccccagccctgtgggGGGGGTGCTCGGGGGTgtctgaccccccccccaaactctCCCCAGGTCTCCGAGGACTCGGACTGCGACAGCGCGGAGCTCGACCACTCGGGCAGCGGCgagggccccccccggcccgcagccccccccggcctgTGACCtgcacccccccacaccccaaaaaccaccaccgccacccccccctccttgcacaccccccccaccacacacacacttgtaCAGCCcccaaatatttatataaatatttatcgATCTCTACAGAAAGCTCCGTGCTGTctctgggggggggcactggggggggtgttttttttcgggggggggggtctgtcAGCTCCTTGTGTTGGTGTAGGTCCTACTGGaacggggggggggagaaaatctgctgaaagggggcagggggaatgaggggggggagggaaggggctgagcCCCTTCTGGGGGTGTCACCACCCCTGTtactgggggaactgggagcactggggagggctgggacccccccatggGGAATAAtaaggtggggggggggcacccactCTCCCTCCACCCTTGTGCTGGTCCTTACTGGAAACCAGTACCCAAGAGCAGAAAAGGTGGAGAAACATGGAAAAGCCCCAAATTGGAGAGAAATGCCCCAAATTGGAGAGAAATCCCCATTTTTAAACCCAAAAACACCCCCgaaaccccccccccaaaccccatttATCAGAGGGGGGGGGCCCTAGAGGGAGAGGGTTCAAAGAAAGACGGAGACAGGCAGGTCCATTAACCAAAATATGCTCCAGTTTCTATTCACAAGGAAAAGCTCCAGtccatctttttattattattattattttttttttgaaaaattgctCCTGACGTTACAGAActaaactgaaatgttttcgTCGTCTTCTCTTCCACTCGTTCAACATTTCAtgacaaaaacagaaacttCATGAGCcgaaaaaggggggaaaaaaagggggacgggggaatgggggaagGTGAAGGTGtgtggggtgagggggggagaattggggagaaaaagagagaaaaaagcttttataaaaCTAAGATCTGGGGCTCGGCGGGTAGGGGCCGagcggaggaaaaaaaaaaaggaattaaaatgctgtaattaaaaaaaaaaaaaaaacaaaaccggaaaaacaaaaaacaaaaaaccaaccaaaacaacCTGGTGAGTGATGGAGGAACCGAAAAATTTAcaaactagtttttttttttttgtttttttgttttttttttttctccttttttaaaacctggggctggctgctaGGGGGCTACACAGATGGATGGTGAGGTGAGGCCGAGGGTCCGCGGGCGGCGCCGGGGCCCTAGCTGCTTCCCATGCCCCCGGTCTCGGAGGAGAGCCTGCAACGAAGAAGAGGGCGTcagaggggggggggcgagaaaggttttttggggaaaaaagaaaggtttttgggaaaaaagggggtgtaggggggaaaaaaagaaggatttttggggaaaaagggtggtggtaggggggaaaaaaagggtcAGGGGGacgaggaggaggggaggaaggggttccccccccccaggagggtGGTGGGGACCCCCCCGTGGTCAAAGCTGGGGTTATGCGAAAGCAGCATAAAGAGGGGGGGCTCAGggttgtgccccccccccactggGAGCTCTGTGGGGGGACCCCCGAGTGCAGGCagaggggggcagcggggaggggaggcagcgagCTGGGGGGGCAGAACCCAAAGAGGGGGGGGCTTAGGGAAATTAGGGAgggtcggggggggggcacagggaggtggggggggcacagagcagcagctccaagcGAGGGGGGGGCGACAGCAGCAGCGCCCAAAGGAAccaggggagggggcagcgcgCGTGGCCCCTGAGGAGGGTGGAAACGAGcccccaaaaaattaaaaaaaaataaaaataaattaaaaaaagggggggggaccCCCGCTgggcccccccctccccacccgcAGCACAGATCTAGCAGAGCAGATTCTCACCGTGGCAACTTTATTACAGGTACAGACAGAAAAGCCCCGCGGGCACCGGACCCGGAATGCAATTAAATCCAGACTCGTTTATTCGGTAACgaacccccccccacccccccttccccatcccaacATCCCACGACCCCCCCCGCACCGCGATTGCAACCGAactcctaaaaaataaaaaaaaaaaaagaggggaaaagggggaaaaaaaagcgaGGGTTGTAAGCTAGAGGAGTCaaggagggatggggggggcagcgggctggcaaaaataaaggaaaaattaaaaaaaataataaaaaaaaagcagaaaaatggctacgaaacaccccaaaaaaaattaataaaaatataaaagaaaaaaaaaaaaaggaggaggaaggaaaaccCGCAAGGAAACCCAAAATGAAATTTAGGAAACCCcaaatgaaatttgttttctgctcgAGTCTCCTCTAGGGGGGCTCCGCGCTGTGTttacccccccccaaaacctcccccagcccttttttttttttgttttttgtttttttgggaggggggggctcagtAGGGAGAGAACCTCTGCTTCTCCGCCTTGAGTTTGTTAGAGACACACGGCACGGCCGGGGCGGAGGCGCCCttagcagcagacacaacattTAGAGCCAGGAGAGGGACAGGTTTCATGCCAAGCAGACTGGAGACACAAGGGGCGGTCGGAAGAGGGTTGGGGAGGCTGGCGGGTGCTTCGGAGCCCCCCCCCGTGGCGAGcgagggggtggtggtggaggaggaagaagaagaaggggtGGAGGGTTGAGAGAGGTTGATGCTGAGGTGGTCAGGGATCGTGACGGAGGCTGCCTGGGAGGAGGGTTTAGCGCTTTCTAAACTGtaacagaggagaaaaggaacaaaaaaaaaaataaaaataaaataaaaaaataaaaaagaaagaaaaaattaaaaaaaaatgaaaaaaaaaaagggtgggtGGGTGGCTGGCAACAGCGCGCGAGAAGCACAGGACAAACAGCGTCAAACCGCAcggggttggggaggggggggcacagggataACGGCACCCCCAGGGGGACAACGACGCCTGGAGGGGGACGGCGACACCCCCAGGGGGACAACGGCACCCTAAGGGGGGACAGCGACACCCCCAGGGTCCCCAAAAATGCGGGACCCCCCCCTGCAcgcacccccagccccgtgtcGAGCCCTCGGTCTCGACACCGAGCCAAGAAGAGGGGGGGCGGCCGCTGCTCCTGGCCCCCCAGGGGGTGACCCCATAGGTTTGGGGGCTCAGCTCCTCCACCCTAAGCCCCCCCCAAGGGGTTGAGGATATGGGGGGAGCAGTGGGGGCATCTCACCAGCCCTAAATGCTGCCGCTCTCAGCCCCAGCTCGCTGTGGGGACAGCGGGGTCAGCGCCCCGCACGCATTGGGGGGGGTTCAGAGCGGTcctgggggctcagcccccgCCCCAAAACCCTGCCAGACCCCACAGGGGAGCCAGAGGTCCCCACGCAGGTTTGGGGTGCCCCAAAAATGCTCGGGGGCTGCTGCTCcgaggcaggagagcagcaccaGGCGCTGCGGGATCCACAGGATCCCCCCCACATCCCCGCTGGGACGCGGCCCCGAGCCTGGGGGTGCTCCCCAAGCCCCCACcccataaaaaaaatcaaatccctCACAGCACCAGCGACGGGTCCAAAGCTCACGAACCCGCTCACGAGACCCCCGTGGCCTCAGCCACATCCTGAAGCCCCCCGGAGCCCAGGAGGCGATGGCACGGGGACAGcggggaaaagggggggaaggaagggggcacggaaaaaggggaagggggaaggttgaaaaataaatcaaaataaaaaaaacggGGGAGGGAAGCCCCTTCCCCTCACGCTGGGGGGCACGAGGGGGGTCccagccctcccccccccgcgccGCCTCGTTAGGGAAGCCTCACCTGACATTAATTAGATACTGGGCCAAGCTAATGCTGGCTGCGGAGCCGGTGATGGTGACCTGCCTGTCGGTGGAGCCCTCCACCGGGTTGGCAATTTTGATCTGCGCCCCCGACATCTGGCGGATCTCGTTGATCTTGGCGCCCTGGCGCCCGATGATGCAGCCAATCAACTGCGGGGACAACGCGGCTTCGTTAGCGGCCGGCTTCGTTAGGGCGCCGTGACTGACCCTCATTAGGGCACCCCCGACCCCCACCAGGGCACCCTGATCCTCATCGGGGCACCCCCAAACCTTCATTAGGGCACCCCTGACCCCCACCAGGGCACCCCAATCCTCATCATAGCACCCTGCCCCTCATTAGGGCACCCCAATCCTCATCGGGACACCCTACTCTTCATTAGGGCACCCTGACCCTCATTAGGGCACCCCCAACCCCCACCAGGGCACCCCAATCCTCATCGGGGCACCCCAAACCTTAATTAGGGCACCCCCAACCCTCATTAGGGCACTCTGCTCCTCATTAGGGCACCCCAACCCTTATCAGGGCACCCTGCTCTTCATTAAGGCACCCGGACCCTCATCAGGGCACCCCCAACCTTCATTAGGGCACCCCAATCCTCATCAGGGCACCCCCAACCTCATCGGGACACCCTCCTCTTCATTAGGGTACCTCGACCCCCACCAGGGCACCCCAATCCTCATTGGAACACCCCCAACCTTCATTAGGGCATCCCAACCCTCGTCAGGGCACCCCGCTCTTCATTAGGGCACCCCGATCCTCATCGGGACACCTTGACCCCCACCAGGGCACCCCAACCCTCATTGGAACACCCCCAACCTTCATTAGGGCATCCCAACCCTCGTCAGGGCACCCTGCTCTTCATTAGGACACCCCGACCCCCACCGGGGCACCCTGCTCCTCATTAAGGCACCCCACTCCTCATCGTGGCACCCTGCTCCTCATTAGGGCACCCCCAACTTTCATTAGGGTACCCCAATCCTCATCAAGACACCCTGCTCTTCATTAGGGCACCCTGACCCTCATTAGGGCATCCCAATCCTCATCAGGACACCCCCAACCTTGTCAGGACACCCTGCTCTTCATTAGGGCACCCCAATATTCATCAGGGCACCCTGCTCCTCATTAAGGCACCCCACCCCTCACCAGGACACCCTGATCCTCATTAGGGGACCCCACTCTTCATCGGGGCACCCCTGacccccttccctgcccactatcggggggggggggtcacctGCATGGACAGGGCTGGAAGGTTttaaaccccccccccccccccccggaatGTTTAAAATGGCAGAGAAATGAGCAAAATCTGCCCTAAATCCgggtgggagcaggaggagatgcCAGAGAGGCGCAGCCATCACCCGTGGGGGGGCCACGAGCCTCTTTTGGGATGTCTGGGGGGGGTCACCCCACCCTGCCTTCATCGGACGCCCAAAGAGGGGCGGATTTGGGAtcccccccgccacccccttGTGTCCCCAGGGGTCACTCACATCATTTGGAATGGTGAGTTCGTGGGAGGTGGTCTGAGCAGACGCATCCAAACCTGCTTGGGAGACACAGACAGAGACAGGATGAGGtcagaggggggggggggtcgtcGTGGGGGGGGTCACGGGCGCCGCCACCAGCCGCAGGCCGGCCAGCATTTGCTGCTGGCATCACCTCCAGGGCTGCtcggggaggaggggagggggcagagcaAGCGGTGAGGTTCCTCGAGCCCCCCACCTGCCCCCCAGcaacccccccccaaccacAATttaccccccccctccccataaAAACCCAAATTTATTTTGGCACCACAGGCTCTTCCTTCCCGCGGGGACAACCCCGCTGGCCGGGGCAGGCAGCACGGGGCTGCTTGggcatttaattaattattatcattattagcAGTAATTAATAATCATTAATTAATaatcatttttcccccttcccctgctacggggggggcagcaggagcctcGAGACCTCAccagggatggggtggggggggggggatgtttTTTGGGGAGGGCGCAGCAGCGTGGCCATGCCGGTGAGGGCGACGCTCCCCCCAGCACGAGggctcagctgctggctgctccaggaggggggggggggaagccccaaaaattcccccccccccaaaaaaaaaaagcccacaggCTGAGCCCTCCACCTCAATTCCGCTCTCCAGAGCCCGAGCTGACTCCttctgggggctgtggggccgaGGCAGGCGGCACCTCCAGCCCTATTGCGGCTTCCCCTggcccccccccgacccccccaaCCCGTGCAGAGCTTCACAGGGAGAACGAGAGCCCCGGGGCGGTGTGAATAAACCCAAGAGAAGAACTACAGGTTTGGTGTTTTAATCATTACCCCAATAGCCTTTCACCTCTGGAGAGCTGGATTCAATGCCTGTTAAGATACAAGGGACAATGAGTTCGGCCGCCTCAGCTTTACagccccaagggggggggattttttttaatttttattttttttaagccattttaGCGAGTTTGCAGCGAATTTGGCAcaacccagcagctgcctgctcagGACTGGAGTAGCCggaggggagaaaaggggggtgctgcaggcttggggggggctcccggggcGCAGCACGGAgaccctgcctgctccctgcctgccctgtgcGGCCCCCCCACgacaaaaaaaacattacctGGCCAGGCTTCGCACTGAGgaggggttttttttgtgtgtttttggtgtttttttgtctgttttggagGCCCGGAGGCCCCGCTAGAGGGGAGCCGAGCTCCCGGGTTTGGTTTTCGGCGCGCGCGTGagcgtggggggggggaaggaggagttCCCATACCACTGAATCCAGTGTTGCCATGAGACATGGGGAAGTGGGACTGTTGCATCGCCAACTGGTGCAGCTTGGTCAgctggaggggagagaaaaaaaaaacaaaaaaagagaaaaaaagagaaaaaacaaaaaaaggagaaaaaacaaaaaaaaagaaaaacaacaaaaaaagctgctgttaGTTGCTGCGCCAGCCCAAAAGGGCCAGGACTCGCAGCGGGCACCGATACGGCGAGCAGAAGCGGTGtcatcccccccccaccctccccaaattttgggctggggggggctgtgcccacccctgaaaccccccccccccccccggagaAGCGAGGAGCAGGAGGGCCGAGGTGCTCGCACCACACCATGAGGGGGGAGAGGGATGcgatggaggggggggggcgggatgGAGCCCggcttcctcctgccctcctggcctggcagagccccccccacaTCAAAACCCCCCCATCAGAGCCCACCCCTTTATTAGAGCCCCCCCTCGCTGCTCTAAGGCTgccaggacccccccaaaaagccTGCAAGGAGCCCGAGGGAGCAGCACAACGGGTGCCAGAGGTCCCAAAAGAGCTGGGGCAGCACCCAAAGGTGTCGTGGG
The Anas acuta unplaced genomic scaffold, bAnaAcu1.1 SCAFFOLD_403, whole genome shotgun sequence genome window above contains:
- the PCBP2 gene encoding poly(rC)-binding protein 2 isoform X9, translated to MIIDKLEEDISSSMTNSTAASRPPVTLRLVVPASQCGSLIGKGGCKIKEIRESTGAQVQVAGDMLPNSTERAITIAGIPQSIIECVKQICVVMLESPPKGVTIPYRPKPSSSPVIFAGGQLTKLHQLAMQQSHFPMSHGNTGFSGIESSSPEVKGYWGLDASAQTTSHELTIPNDLIGCIIGRQGAKINEIRQMSGAQIKIANPVEGSTDRQVTITGSAASISLAQYLINVRLSSETGGMGSS
- the PCBP2 gene encoding poly(rC)-binding protein 2 isoform X8, giving the protein MIIDKLEEDISSSMTNSTAASRPPVTLRLVVPASQCGSLIGKGGCKIKEIRESTGAQVQVAGDMLPNSTERAITIAGIPQSIIECVKQICVVMLESPPKGVTIPYRPKPSSSPVIFAGGQLTKLHQLAMQQSHFPMSHGNTGFSGIESSSPEVKGYWAGLDASAQTTSHELTIPNDLIGCIIGRQGAKINEIRQMSGAQIKIANPVEGSTDRQVTITGSAASISLAQYLINVRLSSETGGMGSS